In Candidatus Promineifilum breve, one genomic interval encodes:
- a CDS encoding AAA family ATPase, translated as MNEIQEFSQQLLDNVERVIIGKRDVLERLMVAILCEGHVLLEDVPGTGKTMLARALAAGLGIDFKRLQCTPDLLPNDVTGVSVYDPQRQEFAFIPGPVFTNILLADEINRATPRTQSALLEAMGERQVTVDGVTRRLEPPFLVIASQNPVEYEGTFPLPEAQLDRFFMKLTLGYLDEATESQMLLNLGGAHPIETIGAVVDGRRLPALARQVWDIHVDETIRAYIVTLAFATRRHSDLLLGASPRGSHALYRAAQAYAALHGRDYVLPDDVKYLAAPVLAHRCLLHPESALRGATLPDVIAGIIQEAPLAIGEL; from the coding sequence ATGAATGAAATCCAGGAATTCTCGCAACAACTGCTCGACAACGTGGAGCGGGTCATCATCGGCAAGCGCGACGTGCTCGAACGACTCATGGTCGCCATCCTGTGCGAGGGGCACGTCTTGCTGGAGGACGTGCCGGGCACGGGCAAGACGATGCTGGCCCGCGCCCTGGCCGCCGGTCTGGGCATCGACTTCAAGCGGCTGCAATGCACCCCCGACCTGCTGCCCAACGACGTGACCGGCGTCTCGGTCTACGACCCGCAGCGCCAGGAGTTCGCCTTCATCCCCGGCCCGGTTTTCACCAATATCCTGCTGGCCGACGAGATCAACCGGGCCACGCCGCGCACCCAATCGGCCCTGCTGGAGGCGATGGGCGAGCGGCAGGTGACGGTCGACGGCGTCACGCGCCGTCTGGAGCCGCCCTTCCTGGTCATCGCCTCGCAGAATCCGGTCGAATATGAGGGCACGTTCCCCCTGCCGGAAGCCCAACTGGATCGTTTTTTTATGAAGTTGACCCTCGGCTATCTGGACGAGGCCACCGAGAGCCAGATGTTGCTCAACCTCGGCGGCGCGCACCCCATCGAGACGATTGGCGCGGTCGTCGATGGCCGTCGGCTGCCGGCGCTGGCCCGTCAGGTGTGGGACATCCACGTCGATGAGACGATTCGCGCCTACATTGTGACATTGGCCTTTGCCACCCGCCGCCACAGCGATCTGCTGCTGGGGGCCAGCCCACGCGGCAGCCACGCCCTCTATCGCGCCGCCCAGGCCTACGCCGCCCTGCACGGCCGCGACTACGTCTTGCCCGACGACGTGAAATACCTGGCCGCCCCCGTCCTGGCCCACCGCTGTTTGCTTCATCCCGAAAGCGCCCTGCGCGGGGCCACCCTGCCCGACGTCATCGCCGGCATCATCCAGGAGGCGCCGCTCGCCATCGGGGAACTGTAG
- a CDS encoding DUF58 domain-containing protein, whose amino-acid sequence MNQFLWLLLLLLGVAFLLRVDFIFYILYVAVGVFAWSRWYAGRALQNLTGERHYRRRAFLGETVEIRLTLVNKSRLALPWVEFHESVPPELRLEQATRQVVTLRGHQTADFIYHIKAQQRGYYQLGPLRLSSGDLFGLARQRHGTLPPDHLTIYPRIIPLAHLGLPSRLPFGTIASRQRLFEDPARPMGVREFRSGDSLRRMNWKASAHTQKLLVRTFQPAISLETAILLDLHSTTYERRDRYTATEWAIVVAASLASHLIDARQSVGLMTNGIDPLRVREDTHEFDEVTGRLLFQAPADKGPAAFMAPAIAPRNGRPQLMKLLEQLARVETAETVPFVEWASPISVGLNWGVTILAITARGDARIANTLHHMARAGFNPILIAVEPDANFALVRERGRRLGFQAFNVTDRRDLTPWQQPQHLSSRSQTR is encoded by the coding sequence ATGAACCAATTCCTGTGGCTGCTGCTATTGCTGCTGGGCGTCGCCTTCCTGCTGCGCGTCGATTTCATCTTCTACATCCTCTACGTCGCCGTGGGCGTCTTTGCCTGGAGTCGCTGGTATGCCGGCCGGGCGCTGCAAAACCTCACCGGCGAACGCCATTACCGGCGGCGGGCCTTCCTGGGCGAGACGGTCGAGATTCGCCTGACGCTGGTCAACAAAAGCCGGCTGGCCCTGCCCTGGGTCGAGTTCCACGAGAGCGTGCCGCCCGAATTGCGGCTGGAGCAGGCCACGCGGCAAGTCGTGACCCTGCGCGGCCACCAGACGGCCGACTTCATCTACCACATCAAAGCCCAGCAGCGCGGCTACTACCAGCTGGGGCCGTTGCGCCTGTCCAGCGGCGATCTGTTCGGGCTGGCCCGCCAACGCCACGGCACGCTGCCGCCCGATCACCTGACCATCTACCCGCGCATCATCCCCCTGGCCCACCTGGGCTTGCCGTCGCGCCTGCCCTTCGGCACCATCGCCAGCCGCCAGCGCCTATTTGAAGACCCGGCCCGGCCGATGGGCGTGCGCGAGTTCCGCTCCGGCGACTCCTTGCGGCGCATGAACTGGAAGGCCAGCGCCCACACCCAGAAGCTGCTGGTGCGCACCTTCCAGCCGGCCATCTCGCTGGAGACGGCCATCCTGCTCGACCTCCACAGCACAACCTACGAGCGGCGCGACCGCTACACCGCCACGGAGTGGGCCATCGTGGTCGCCGCGTCGCTGGCCTCGCATCTGATCGATGCCCGGCAAAGTGTCGGCCTGATGACCAACGGCATCGACCCGCTGCGGGTGCGCGAGGATACCCACGAGTTCGACGAAGTGACCGGCCGGCTGCTCTTTCAGGCGCCGGCCGATAAGGGGCCGGCCGCTTTCATGGCCCCGGCCATCGCCCCGCGCAACGGCCGCCCGCAATTGATGAAGCTCCTCGAACAGTTGGCCCGCGTAGAGACGGCCGAGACGGTGCCGTTCGTCGAATGGGCCTCGCCAATCAGCGTGGGCCTCAATTGGGGGGTGACCATCCTGGCGATCACCGCGCGCGGCGACGCCCGCATCGCCAACACCCTGCACCACATGGCGCGGGCCGGGTTCAACCCCATCCTGATCGCCGTCGAGCCGGACGCCAATTTCGCCCTCGTGCGCGAGCGCGGCCGGCGGCTGGGCTTCCAGGCCTTCAACGTCACCGACCGGCGCGACCTGACCCCCTGGCAACAGCCGCAACACCTTTCGTCCCGGAGCCAAACGCGATGA
- a CDS encoding DUF4129 domain-containing protein encodes MSTRRRRTIRNKGVIAAARLRRAPEPGERLIFRTDPLTRRFIRPLLITLLATSVSVALLVILRIATPEMEWMLLVPLCFLAALEGTYTAAWLSNPDSRAVDRGVYRAAEVLLLIVIARVYSWIVFGQGIPSPDEMRLFLTAPLAVLSVAGFVSTTVVTLIAWWLAVTVSRIFVKLDASAEELNFYTLSPAEQKAQADNVPIQVAREELLRNYTYLWLNGGMVMVVVAALSTFEVNQFANVINPFEITRLGLSAAMLLALMTYFLVGFWLLSHARLLRMNARWLMDGAAKDAGVERGWQRSSFAILAIIALVAAFLPIGSTLAISRILSAGLAGLGYLASRVFALISYWFVSALLWLTRNAEDAPLQPLRPTPPPPPVAPPPPLTATNPITSMVISSAFWALVIAIIIAALLFFLRERGYRVDTGRLPGYWAAATAWLRAAWARLTGRARAAGRGLQARFRGPGDGPPPPPRVAARPRFLRLGGLSPREQVRFYYLSLVRRATERGVNRQDSATPLEYTDQLRQAWPEAEDDIEELTQSFLAARYSPQPIEKGDALTMKERWNRVRNRLRGRK; translated from the coding sequence ATGAGCACCCGCCGCCGGCGCACCATCCGCAACAAGGGCGTGATCGCCGCCGCCCGCCTGCGCCGCGCGCCGGAGCCCGGCGAACGCCTCATCTTTCGCACCGACCCGTTGACCCGGCGGTTCATTCGCCCACTGCTCATCACCCTGCTGGCGACGTCGGTGAGCGTGGCGCTGCTGGTCATCCTGCGCATCGCCACACCGGAAATGGAATGGATGCTTCTTGTTCCGCTGTGCTTCTTGGCCGCGCTGGAGGGGACTTATACCGCCGCCTGGCTCAGCAACCCGGACAGCCGCGCCGTGGATCGTGGGGTCTATCGGGCGGCCGAAGTGCTGCTGCTCATCGTGATTGCCCGCGTCTATAGCTGGATCGTCTTCGGCCAGGGCATCCCGTCGCCGGACGAGATGCGCCTGTTTCTGACCGCGCCGCTGGCCGTGCTCAGCGTCGCCGGCTTCGTCTCGACCACGGTGGTCACGCTCATCGCCTGGTGGCTGGCCGTCACCGTCAGCCGGATATTCGTCAAGCTGGACGCGAGCGCCGAAGAGTTGAACTTCTACACCCTCTCCCCGGCCGAGCAGAAAGCGCAGGCCGATAATGTGCCCATTCAGGTCGCCCGCGAGGAATTGTTGCGCAACTATACCTACCTCTGGCTCAACGGCGGCATGGTGATGGTGGTTGTCGCCGCCCTGAGCACGTTTGAAGTCAATCAATTCGCCAACGTCATCAACCCGTTCGAGATCACCCGCCTGGGTCTCAGCGCGGCCATGCTGTTGGCCCTGATGACCTATTTTCTGGTCGGCTTCTGGCTGCTCAGCCACGCGCGGCTGCTGCGGATGAATGCCCGCTGGCTGATGGACGGCGCGGCCAAGGATGCCGGCGTGGAGCGCGGCTGGCAGCGGAGTTCGTTCGCCATTCTGGCGATCATCGCTCTGGTCGCCGCCTTCCTGCCCATCGGTTCGACGCTGGCGATCAGCCGCATCCTGTCCGCCGGTCTGGCCGGTCTCGGCTATCTGGCCAGCCGCGTCTTTGCCCTCATCAGCTATTGGTTCGTCTCGGCCCTGCTCTGGCTCACCCGCAACGCGGAGGACGCGCCCCTCCAACCGCTGCGGCCGACGCCCCCGCCCCCCCCCGTGGCGCCGCCGCCGCCGCTAACCGCGACCAATCCGATCACCAGCATGGTGATCAGTTCCGCCTTCTGGGCCTTGGTCATCGCCATCATTATCGCCGCCCTGCTCTTCTTCCTGCGCGAGCGGGGCTATCGCGTGGATACCGGCCGGCTACCCGGTTACTGGGCCGCCGCCACCGCCTGGCTGCGCGCCGCCTGGGCCAGACTGACCGGCCGCGCCCGCGCCGCCGGCCGGGGGCTACAGGCGCGTTTTCGCGGGCCAGGCGACGGGCCACCGCCGCCGCCGAGGGTGGCGGCGCGGCCGCGGTTCCTGCGCCTGGGCGGCCTCTCGCCGCGCGAGCAGGTGCGCTTCTACTACCTGTCGCTGGTGCGGCGGGCCACGGAGCGCGGCGTCAATCGCCAGGACAGCGCGACGCCGCTGGAATACACCGACCAACTACGCCAGGCCTGGCCTGAAGCCGAGGATGACATCGAGGAATTAACCCAATCGTTTCTGGCGGCCCGCTACAGCCCCCAACCGATTGAGAAGGGCGACGCCCTGACCATGAAGGAACGCTGGAACCGGGTGCGCAACCGCCTACGCGGGCGCAAGTAG
- the ftcD gene encoding glutamate formimidoyltransferase, whose amino-acid sequence MQPIVECVPNFSNGRDPEVYGRIVDAIRGVPAVQVLDVSADADHNRTVVTYAGPPDAVVEAGFRAIAVARELIDLEHHRGEHPRIGATDVFPFIPVRGVTMDECVLLARRLGQRVGDELGVAVYLYGAAATRPERESLAAIRKGEYELWRDEVAANPDRRPDFGPAEPRRWGATVIGARPFLIAYNLYLNSDDVAVAEAIARAIRHTSGGLRFVQARGFLVEGQAQVSMNLTNFDRTPIHRVQELVRREAAQHGLTITRAELVGLVPQKALLDSAKWYLQLGDMPDEQVLEQSLQAPAAAEPPADSSQPGRFADLVAASTPTPGGGSVAALVGALAAALAQMAAGLTVGRKKYADVGEQAGRILDEAEAIRRELVAAIEEDAASFEAILAVVRNKEMGEADKAAALEAATIHAGEVPLRVARRSRDAARLAQTIAAIGNVNAATDAAVGTIMARAATQAAGLNVKVNGAGLKDRARADAWAAEVDALVEEVEQLARAAVATAGEHGGA is encoded by the coding sequence ATGCAACCTATCGTTGAATGTGTTCCCAACTTCAGCAACGGCCGCGACCCGGAGGTCTACGGCCGCATCGTGGACGCCATTCGCGGCGTACCGGCCGTCCAGGTGCTGGACGTGAGCGCCGACGCCGACCACAACCGCACCGTCGTCACCTACGCCGGGCCGCCCGACGCTGTCGTGGAGGCCGGCTTCCGGGCCATCGCCGTCGCCCGCGAACTCATCGATCTGGAGCATCATCGCGGTGAGCACCCGCGCATCGGCGCGACCGACGTCTTCCCGTTCATCCCCGTGCGCGGGGTGACGATGGACGAGTGCGTGTTGCTGGCGCGGCGGCTGGGCCAGCGCGTCGGCGACGAGTTGGGCGTGGCCGTCTATCTCTATGGCGCGGCGGCTACCCGCCCGGAGCGCGAGAGTCTGGCCGCCATCCGCAAGGGAGAGTATGAACTCTGGCGCGACGAAGTGGCCGCCAACCCCGACCGCCGGCCGGACTTCGGCCCGGCCGAGCCGCGCCGCTGGGGGGCCACGGTCATCGGCGCGCGGCCGTTCCTCATCGCCTACAACCTCTACCTCAACAGCGACGACGTGGCCGTGGCCGAGGCCATCGCCCGCGCCATCCGCCACACCAGCGGCGGGCTGCGCTTTGTGCAGGCGCGCGGCTTCCTGGTCGAGGGGCAGGCCCAGGTCAGCATGAATCTGACCAACTTCGACCGCACGCCCATCCACCGGGTGCAGGAACTGGTGCGGCGCGAGGCGGCCCAGCATGGCCTGACGATTACCCGCGCCGAGCTTGTCGGCCTCGTCCCGCAGAAAGCGCTGCTGGATAGCGCCAAGTGGTACCTGCAACTGGGCGACATGCCCGATGAGCAGGTGCTGGAGCAGAGCCTGCAAGCGCCGGCCGCGGCCGAACCCCCGGCCGATTCTTCCCAGCCGGGCCGCTTTGCCGACCTGGTGGCCGCGTCCACGCCGACGCCCGGCGGCGGGTCTGTGGCCGCGCTGGTAGGCGCGCTGGCCGCCGCTTTGGCCCAGATGGCCGCCGGCCTCACCGTCGGCCGCAAAAAGTACGCCGACGTGGGCGAGCAGGCCGGGCGCATCCTGGACGAGGCCGAAGCCATCCGGCGCGAACTGGTGGCCGCCATCGAGGAGGACGCGGCTTCCTTCGAGGCGATTCTGGCCGTCGTCCGCAACAAGGAGATGGGCGAGGCCGACAAAGCCGCCGCGCTGGAGGCGGCCACGATCCACGCCGGCGAAGTGCCGTTGCGCGTGGCCCGCCGCAGCCGCGACGCCGCCCGCCTGGCCCAGACCATCGCCGCCATCGGCAACGTCAACGCCGCCACCGATGCCGCCGTGGGCACGATCATGGCCCGCGCCGCCACCCAGGCTGCCGGTCTCAACGTGAAGGTCAACGGGGCCGGCCTCAAGGATCGGGCGCGGGCCGACGCCTGGGCGGCCGAGGTCGATGCGTTGGTCGAGGAAGTCGAACAGTTGGCGCGCGCCGCCGTAGCCACAGCCGGGGAGCACGGGGGCGCGTAG
- a CDS encoding M23 family metallopeptidase has protein sequence MGAVLGAWLLLLAACGPPATAVVGPTPAAVVQTAPPRPAGSATPSATAPATPAPSVAAPPSPTSIQTALPPNTAAPTTPPTATAPPPTFTPPPPPPSLAGEHLLWPRPVPLASQMWTDKSYPYGSTRGGALRPHTGVEFGVGAGTPVLAVAPGTVVAAGNDAQLAYGPQTDFYGNLVIVELEGGAPTFVLYGHLSEVSVAVGQTVAAGDVLGLSGATGVADGPHLHFEVRVGANDYSATRNPLLWLVPLPQTGVVAGRVVSPSGELLHEAPITLRRVDAPAAYTATTSYALGEPNSDGIDENFAVDDVVGGFYEVIVDNGRRRFTTELWVYPGRINWVELVVGP, from the coding sequence TTGGGCGCGGTCTTAGGGGCGTGGCTGCTCCTACTGGCCGCCTGTGGGCCGCCAGCAACGGCCGTTGTCGGCCCCACGCCGGCGGCTGTTGTCCAGACCGCGCCGCCGCGCCCGGCGGGCAGCGCTACGCCGTCCGCGACCGCGCCCGCCACACCAGCGCCCTCCGTCGCCGCGCCGCCGTCGCCCACCAGCATCCAGACCGCGCTGCCGCCCAATACGGCCGCGCCTACCACGCCGCCAACCGCCACCGCGCCGCCGCCGACCTTCACCCCCCCGCCCCCGCCGCCGTCGCTGGCGGGCGAGCATCTCCTCTGGCCGCGCCCAGTGCCGCTTGCCAGCCAAATGTGGACAGATAAAAGCTATCCTTATGGCAGCACGCGCGGCGGGGCGTTGCGGCCCCATACCGGCGTCGAATTCGGCGTGGGCGCGGGGACGCCGGTGCTGGCCGTCGCGCCGGGCACGGTCGTCGCCGCGGGCAATGACGCCCAGCTCGCCTATGGGCCGCAGACCGATTTCTACGGCAATCTGGTCATCGTGGAACTGGAGGGCGGCGCGCCGACGTTCGTGTTGTACGGCCACCTGTCGGAAGTCAGCGTGGCCGTGGGGCAAACCGTGGCCGCGGGCGACGTGCTGGGCCTGTCCGGGGCCACGGGCGTGGCCGATGGGCCGCACCTGCATTTCGAGGTGCGCGTTGGGGCAAACGACTATAGCGCGACGCGCAACCCATTGCTCTGGCTGGTCCCGCTGCCCCAGACCGGCGTCGTGGCCGGGCGCGTCGTCAGCCCGTCGGGCGAGTTGCTACACGAAGCGCCCATCACATTGCGCCGCGTCGATGCCCCCGCCGCCTATACGGCCACCACGTCTTACGCGTTGGGCGAACCGAACAGCGACGGGATCGACGAGAACTTCGCCGTCGATGACGTGGTGGGCGGTTTCTATGAAGTGATCGTGGACAACGGCCGGCGGCGCTTCACCACCGAGCTGTGGGTCTATCCCGGCCGGATCAACTGGGTCGAGTTGGTCGTGGGGCCGTGA
- a CDS encoding TIGR01906 family membrane protein, whose amino-acid sequence MANKTLLTLIRWLVILAMPFFLGMGTIRAIIAWDYPAFEYGRIAPDMFGFSPEERLELAQGTLDYLQRIEPAAEVIHLLEELRLPGTDRPLYNVSEIDHMIDVKNLADAIRWVAYIAGAVVIIGLAILLIPRPTRPFGWRTLMLAGLGTVVILGVIALLILIAWPIFFVQFHELLFPPGTWTFAYSDSLIRLFPEQFWFDIGVLISVTTLALGVLVGLVGYVMTRRSRAATIAA is encoded by the coding sequence TTGGCAAACAAGACGCTTCTGACGCTCATTCGCTGGCTGGTCATTCTGGCCATGCCTTTCTTTCTGGGCATGGGCACCATCCGGGCCATCATCGCCTGGGATTACCCGGCCTTTGAATATGGCCGCATCGCGCCCGATATGTTCGGCTTTTCGCCCGAGGAGCGGCTGGAACTGGCCCAGGGCACGCTGGACTATTTGCAGCGCATCGAACCGGCGGCCGAGGTGATTCACCTGCTGGAAGAGCTGCGCTTGCCGGGCACGGATCGGCCGCTCTATAACGTGTCGGAAATCGACCACATGATCGACGTCAAGAACCTGGCCGACGCCATTCGCTGGGTCGCCTATATCGCCGGGGCGGTGGTCATCATTGGGTTGGCGATCCTGCTCATCCCGCGCCCCACGCGGCCGTTCGGCTGGCGCACGCTGATGCTGGCCGGGTTGGGGACGGTGGTCATTTTGGGAGTCATCGCCCTGCTCATCCTCATCGCCTGGCCCATCTTTTTCGTGCAGTTCCACGAGTTGCTCTTCCCGCCCGGCACGTGGACGTTTGCCTACTCCGATTCGCTCATTCGCCTCTTCCCGGAGCAGTTCTGGTTCGACATCGGCGTGCTCATCAGCGTGACGACGCTGGCGCTGGGGGTGCTGGTGGGGTTAGTGGGCTACGTAATGACCCGACGCAGCCGAGCGGCGACGATTGCGGCTTAA
- a CDS encoding spermidine synthase, whose translation MSTLAIEFTASRLLQAVYGTSNIVWANVIGLVLLSLTAGYFIGGRWADRRPQSGTFYGLVTAAGFCAVFFLLLTGAVLRRAAAAMAVLNVSAIGGSLLLVVLALVVPVTLLGCLSPFAVRLAVRDVNEAGRISGRIYAVSTLGSLLGTYLPVLVVIPLAGSRATAVIFGALLLVVGLVGLWRSSPRGRGRLVALALPLALLPVAALWLGGGVKAYEGQLFETESAYNYIQVIRHDDCNYLLLNESQAYHSFYCDGGRVPSISVWSMMLAAPYFNPEPVAPRTMAVVGLAAGTIPKQFTRVFGPIAIDGIELDPAIVEAGRRYFDLNEDNITAIVGDGRYGLNRLTGPYDVITIDAYKVPYIPWHLTTQEFFAEVSDRLSATGVVAINVGRVPDDRRLVDAVGATLLTVFPTVHAIDVPGTLNTILVATQQPTTLGDLRANAAALGPDADPLLRDALTLAAANVAPLGAGGVVMTDDRAPIEPISDSMAVRYLLQTGTAGFDPLGR comes from the coding sequence ATGAGCACTCTGGCGATTGAGTTCACCGCCAGCCGGCTGCTCCAGGCCGTCTACGGCACGTCCAACATCGTCTGGGCCAACGTGATCGGCCTGGTTTTGCTGTCGCTGACGGCCGGCTACTTCATCGGTGGGCGCTGGGCCGACCGCCGGCCGCAATCGGGCACGTTCTATGGGCTGGTCACGGCCGCCGGCTTCTGCGCCGTGTTCTTTCTGCTGCTCACCGGGGCCGTCTTGCGCCGGGCGGCGGCGGCCATGGCCGTGCTGAACGTGAGCGCCATTGGCGGCTCTTTGCTGCTGGTGGTGCTGGCGCTGGTCGTGCCGGTCACGCTACTGGGCTGTCTGTCCCCTTTCGCCGTGCGGCTGGCCGTGCGCGACGTGAACGAGGCGGGGCGCATCAGTGGTCGCATCTATGCCGTCTCCACGCTGGGCAGCCTGCTGGGCACGTATCTGCCGGTGCTGGTGGTCATCCCGCTGGCCGGCTCGCGGGCCACGGCGGTCATCTTCGGCGCGCTGCTGTTGGTTGTCGGGCTGGTTGGTCTGTGGCGTTCGTCGCCTCGCGGCCGGGGGCGGCTGGTGGCCCTGGCCCTGCCGCTGGCGTTGTTGCCGGTCGCGGCCCTGTGGCTGGGCGGCGGGGTCAAGGCGTATGAGGGGCAGCTCTTCGAGACCGAATCGGCCTACAACTACATCCAGGTCATCCGCCACGACGATTGCAACTACCTGCTGCTGAACGAGAGCCAGGCCTACCACTCCTTCTACTGCGATGGCGGCCGTGTGCCCTCGATTTCCGTGTGGAGCATGATGCTGGCCGCGCCCTACTTCAACCCTGAGCCGGTTGCGCCGCGGACTATGGCCGTCGTCGGGCTGGCCGCGGGGACGATTCCCAAGCAATTCACCCGTGTCTTCGGGCCGATCGCCATCGACGGGATCGAGCTTGATCCGGCTATCGTGGAAGCGGGCCGCCGCTACTTTGACCTGAACGAGGACAATATCACGGCCATCGTGGGCGATGGCCGTTACGGCTTGAACCGGCTAACCGGCCCCTATGACGTCATCACCATCGACGCCTACAAAGTGCCCTATATCCCCTGGCATCTGACCACGCAGGAGTTCTTCGCCGAGGTCAGCGACCGGCTGAGCGCGACCGGCGTCGTGGCGATCAACGTCGGCCGCGTGCCCGACGACCGGCGGCTGGTCGACGCGGTGGGGGCTACCCTGCTGACTGTCTTTCCCACCGTCCACGCTATCGACGTGCCCGGCACTTTGAATACAATTCTGGTGGCGACCCAGCAACCGACGACCCTCGGCGACCTGCGGGCCAATGCCGCGGCGCTGGGGCCGGATGCCGACCCGTTGCTGCGCGACGCGCTGACCCTGGCCGCCGCCAACGTCGCGCCGTTGGGCGCGGGCGGCGTGGTGATGACCGATGATCGCGCGCCGATCGAGCCGATCAGCGATTCGATGGCCGTGCGCTATTTATTGCAAACCGGAACCGCGGGCTTCGACCCGCTCGGCCGCTAG
- a CDS encoding ArnT family glycosyltransferase, with translation MQRGALVLILISAAALRLTGLDWDGFQHHHPDERYITWVATTIEFPALRSTDWAAQWRPETSPFNPFRWPPGAASEGIVVLQDQPRDFAYGHVPLYLGVIATRLVERVAPWLIPLLPSDWSLTADVLNGAGRIEFHHLAAVGRALTALFDVGTVLFVFLLGRRLYGPTVGLTAAALLAVTVLHIQLAHFFTSDPYLTFFAVAAIYFMVAAQQAGASRAANPRHNGAALRLALAGGMVGLAVGSKFTAVLLLLPLLWASWVVGRSASRRWWPALLAVGAAAVVFALTNPFALLDWTCPPQAVGGFLGGVGETLSRSCYAQNVMTQNGMVRGRIDLGFTRQYAGTIPYLYFFEMLVRWGMGPVLGLVGLGGLVWAVGDVTSTMRGRHGLMAIRDHLAENPVVAPLLWVIPYLLLTGSFYVKFLRYMQPIVPFLLLFGAAMLWRWRNEAGRRAAVLVALAGGAIYALAFVALYGAEHPWNAASRWIHANVPPGTLILSEQLDDYLPVTIEMDGALRLRTDYPNAELTWLSLPDAADDAAKLDENLRLLAEADYLTVISNRVYGVVPRLPQRFPISNQYHQLLFDGRLGYELVWVGERTPRLLGRSLRADTFGWPGLRPPDGVAAYWQEQAGLTLGRADESFIVYDQPLTMIFRNTGRLSVAQLRAAFDLPGD, from the coding sequence TTGCAGCGTGGCGCTCTGGTTCTCATTCTGATATCAGCCGCCGCGCTGCGCCTGACCGGGCTGGATTGGGACGGCTTTCAGCACCACCATCCCGACGAGCGCTACATCACGTGGGTCGCCACGACGATTGAGTTTCCCGCGCTCCGTTCAACTGATTGGGCCGCCCAGTGGCGGCCGGAAACGTCACCGTTCAATCCCTTTCGCTGGCCGCCTGGGGCGGCCAGCGAGGGGATTGTTGTTTTACAGGATCAGCCGCGCGATTTCGCCTACGGCCACGTGCCGCTCTATCTGGGCGTCATCGCCACGCGGCTGGTCGAGCGCGTCGCCCCCTGGCTCATCCCGCTGCTGCCGTCCGATTGGTCATTGACCGCCGACGTGCTCAACGGCGCGGGGCGGATCGAGTTCCACCATCTGGCGGCCGTCGGCCGGGCGCTGACGGCCCTGTTCGACGTGGGCACGGTGCTGTTCGTTTTTCTGCTCGGCCGGCGATTGTATGGCCCGACCGTCGGTTTGACGGCCGCGGCCCTGCTGGCCGTCACCGTCCTGCACATCCAACTGGCCCATTTCTTCACCAGTGATCCTTACCTGACGTTTTTTGCCGTCGCGGCCATCTATTTCATGGTCGCGGCGCAGCAGGCCGGCGCGTCGCGGGCTGCCAACCCGCGCCACAATGGCGCGGCGCTCCGGCTGGCCTTGGCCGGGGGGATGGTCGGGCTGGCCGTGGGGTCGAAGTTCACCGCCGTCCTGCTCCTGCTACCATTGCTATGGGCGTCATGGGTCGTGGGGCGGAGCGCGTCTCGCCGCTGGTGGCCGGCGCTGCTGGCCGTAGGGGCGGCGGCCGTCGTCTTTGCGCTGACGAATCCCTTCGCGCTGCTGGATTGGACGTGCCCGCCGCAAGCCGTGGGCGGCTTTTTGGGGGGCGTGGGCGAAACGTTGTCGCGCTCCTGTTACGCGCAAAACGTGATGACCCAAAACGGGATGGTGCGCGGCCGGATCGATCTCGGTTTCACCCGCCAGTATGCCGGGACGATTCCCTATCTCTACTTCTTCGAGATGCTTGTCCGTTGGGGGATGGGGCCGGTGTTGGGTCTGGTTGGGCTGGGCGGGCTGGTTTGGGCGGTAGGCGACGTGACGTCGACCATGCGTGGCCGTCATGGCCTCATGGCGATCCGCGACCATCTGGCCGAAAACCCGGTCGTGGCGCCCTTGCTATGGGTGATCCCTTATCTCCTCCTGACCGGCTCATTTTATGTCAAGTTCTTGCGCTACATGCAACCCATCGTGCCCTTTCTGCTGTTGTTCGGCGCGGCCATGCTGTGGCGCTGGCGGAATGAGGCTGGACGACGGGCGGCCGTCCTGGTGGCGCTGGCGGGCGGGGCGATCTACGCCCTGGCCTTCGTCGCGCTCTATGGCGCGGAACACCCCTGGAATGCGGCCTCGCGCTGGATTCACGCCAACGTGCCGCCGGGGACGCTGATCCTGAGCGAGCAATTGGACGACTATTTGCCGGTGACCATCGAAATGGACGGCGCGCTGCGGCTGCGAACCGACTACCCCAACGCCGAACTGACCTGGCTCTCGCTGCCCGACGCGGCCGACGACGCGGCCAAGCTGGACGAAAACCTGCGCCTGCTGGCCGAAGCGGACTATCTGACCGTTATTTCGAACCGGGTCTACGGCGTCGTGCCCCGCTTGCCACAGCGGTTCCCCATCTCCAATCAGTACCATCAATTACTCTTCGATGGCCGGTTGGGGTATGAATTAGTCTGGGTCGGCGAGCGAACGCCGCGGCTGTTGGGCCGGTCGCTGCGGGCCGATACATTCGGCTGGCCCGGCCTGCGCCCGCCCGATGGTGTAGCGGCTTATTGGCAAGAGCAAGCCGGTTTGACGTTGGGCCGCGCCGACGAGAGCTTTATCGTGTATGATCAGCCGTTGACCATGATCTTTCGCAACACCGGCCGGCTCAGCGTGGCGCAACTGCGCGCCGCGTTCGACCTACCCGGCGACTAG